A DNA window from Brenneria izadpanahii contains the following coding sequences:
- a CDS encoding 6-phospho-beta-glucosidase: MSAFPQGFLWGGALAANQSEGAWREGGKGPATVDMIPHGENRLPVKLGLEKRFTLRDDEFYPSHQAIDFYHRYKEDIALMAEMGFTVFRTSIAWSRIYPNGDEPTPNEEGIAFYRAVFEECRKYHIEPLVTLCHFDVPMHLVIEYGSWRNRKMVDFFTRYARTCFEAFDGLVKYWLTFNEINIMLHSPFSGAGLVFEEGENQEQVKYQAAHHELIASALATQIAHQVNPQNQVGCMLAGGNFYPYSCKPEDVWAALEKDRENLFFIDVQARGAYPSYSARAFREKGISIEQMPGDDEILKNTVDFVSFSYYASRCASADMNAHNTSAANIVKSLRNPHIAVSEWGWGIDPLGLRITMNMMYDRYQKPLFLVENGLGAHDEINADGEIIDDYRISYLREHIRAMGEAIEDGIPVLGYTTWGCIDLVSASTGEMSKRYGLVYVDRDDAGNGTLARKRKKSFWWYKKVIASNGADLD, from the coding sequence ATGTCTGCATTTCCGCAAGGATTTTTATGGGGTGGAGCCCTGGCCGCCAACCAGTCCGAAGGGGCCTGGCGCGAGGGAGGGAAAGGCCCGGCAACGGTGGATATGATCCCGCACGGGGAGAACCGTCTGCCGGTAAAACTGGGGCTGGAGAAGCGCTTTACGCTGCGCGACGATGAATTTTATCCAAGCCATCAGGCGATCGATTTTTATCATCGCTACAAAGAGGATATCGCGTTGATGGCGGAAATGGGCTTCACGGTGTTCCGTACCTCCATCGCCTGGAGCCGGATCTACCCGAACGGCGACGAGCCGACGCCCAACGAAGAGGGCATCGCCTTTTATCGCGCGGTATTCGAAGAGTGCAGGAAATACCACATCGAACCGCTGGTGACGCTATGTCATTTTGATGTGCCGATGCATCTGGTCATTGAGTATGGATCCTGGCGTAACCGCAAAATGGTGGATTTTTTCACCCGCTATGCGCGCACCTGCTTTGAAGCGTTTGACGGACTGGTGAAATATTGGCTCACCTTCAATGAGATCAACATCATGCTGCATAGTCCGTTCTCCGGCGCGGGGCTGGTGTTTGAAGAAGGGGAGAATCAAGAGCAGGTGAAATACCAGGCCGCGCATCATGAGCTGATCGCCAGCGCGCTGGCGACCCAAATCGCCCACCAGGTGAACCCGCAAAACCAGGTCGGCTGTATGCTGGCCGGCGGGAACTTCTATCCATACTCCTGCAAGCCGGAAGATGTGTGGGCGGCGCTGGAAAAGGATCGCGAAAACCTGTTCTTTATTGATGTGCAGGCGCGGGGCGCTTATCCGTCCTATTCCGCCCGCGCGTTCCGCGAAAAAGGCATCAGTATTGAGCAGATGCCGGGGGATGATGAGATCCTGAAAAACACCGTCGATTTCGTCTCGTTCAGCTATTACGCCTCGCGCTGCGCGTCGGCTGACATGAACGCCCACAATACCAGCGCGGCGAACATCGTTAAGTCGCTGCGTAATCCGCACATTGCGGTAAGCGAATGGGGGTGGGGCATCGATCCGCTGGGGCTGCGCATCACCATGAATATGATGTATGACCGCTACCAGAAACCGCTGTTTTTAGTTGAAAACGGCCTCGGCGCGCATGATGAAATCAACGCCGACGGCGAAATTATCGATGATTACCGCATCAGCTATCTGCGCGAACATATCCGCGCGATGGGCGAGGCCATAGAAGATGGCATTCCGGTGCTGGGTTACACCACCTGGGGTTGTATCGATCTGGTTTCCGCTTCCACCGGCGAGATGAGCAAACGCTACGGTTTGGTCTATGTTGACCGCGATGACGCCGGGAACGGAACGCTGGCGCGTAAACGTAAGAAGTCGTTCTGGTGGTATAAGAAGGTAATTGCCAGTAACGGCGCGGATCTGGATTAA